One genomic segment of Amycolatopsis granulosa includes these proteins:
- a CDS encoding cysteine desulfurase family protein, with the protein MTYLDHAATTPMSPSAITAMSEALSTVGNASSLHSSGRRARRAVEEAREVIGEALGARPSEVIFTAGGTESDNLAVKGIFWARQGADPNRCRVLAGSVEHHAVLDAVQWLADHAGAEVTWLDVDEHGRVLPETLRKAIEADPDDVALVTVMWANNEVGTVNPMTELAGICAEHDIPLHTDAVQAVGAVPVHFAGSGVAALTLTGHKLGGPYGVGALVLSREVACVPLLHGGGQERDVRSGTLDVPAIRAFATAVEEAVREQPRYAERVGGLRDALIEAVRREVPDAVLNGMPTGDGRLPGIAHFTFPGCAGDSLLMLLDAKGIECSTGSACTAGVAEPSHVLLAMGADAASARGSLRFSLGHTSTPDDVAAVAREIGAVVARARQAGLSGLRKNKQEV; encoded by the coding sequence ATGACCTATCTCGACCACGCGGCGACCACACCGATGTCGCCGTCCGCCATCACGGCGATGAGCGAGGCGCTGTCCACCGTGGGCAACGCCTCCTCGCTGCATTCCTCCGGCCGCCGCGCCCGGCGCGCCGTCGAGGAGGCGCGGGAGGTCATCGGCGAGGCGCTCGGCGCCCGCCCGTCCGAGGTCATCTTCACCGCGGGCGGCACGGAAAGCGACAACCTCGCGGTCAAGGGCATCTTCTGGGCACGCCAGGGCGCCGACCCGAACCGCTGCCGGGTGCTGGCCGGCTCGGTGGAGCACCACGCCGTGCTCGACGCGGTGCAGTGGCTGGCCGACCACGCCGGGGCCGAGGTGACCTGGCTCGACGTGGACGAGCACGGCCGCGTGCTGCCGGAGACGCTGCGCAAGGCCATCGAGGCCGATCCGGATGACGTGGCGCTGGTCACCGTGATGTGGGCGAACAACGAGGTCGGCACGGTCAACCCGATGACCGAGCTCGCCGGGATCTGCGCCGAGCACGACATCCCGCTGCACACCGACGCCGTGCAGGCCGTGGGCGCCGTGCCCGTGCACTTCGCCGGCAGCGGCGTGGCCGCGCTGACCCTCACCGGGCACAAGCTCGGTGGTCCGTACGGCGTCGGCGCGCTCGTGCTGTCACGTGAAGTCGCGTGTGTGCCGCTGTTGCACGGCGGCGGTCAGGAGCGCGACGTCCGCTCCGGGACCCTGGACGTCCCGGCCATCCGCGCGTTCGCCACGGCCGTCGAGGAGGCGGTGCGTGAGCAGCCGCGCTACGCCGAACGGGTCGGCGGCCTGCGGGACGCGTTGATCGAAGCGGTCCGGCGCGAGGTGCCCGATGCCGTGCTCAACGGCATGCCCACCGGTGACGGCCGGTTGCCCGGTATCGCGCACTTCACGTTCCCCGGCTGCGCGGGCGACAGCCTGCTGATGCTGCTGGACGCCAAGGGCATCGAGTGCTCCACCGGGTCGGCGTGCACCGCCGGGGTCGCGGAGCCCAGTCACGTGCTGCTGGCGATGGGTGCCGACGCCGCTTCGGCCCGCGGCTCGCTGCGGTTCTCGCTCGGCCACACGTCCACGCCCGACGACGTGGCAGCGGTGGCGCGGGAGATCGGCGCGGTGGTGGCGCGGGCGCGGCAGGCCGGCCTGTCCGGGCTGCGCAAGAACAAGCAGGAGGTGTGA
- a CDS encoding MFS transporter: MPSNRTVWLAAWPVLAVFVLSNTPTPLYVLWQRELGFSAGVLTVVFACYIAGLLGALLVAGVVSDRIGRKPVLLPALGLGIVACVLFATAGSVLVLAIARFLAGLAVGAAVSAGMAAVNDVAPRRTRTAALASSTAMVLGAGLGPLLAGVVSETLPGPTVTIFVAEIVLLVSAVIVVARLPLPRPRGSERTWIRIPQVHPDGRGAVLRGIAVFAPGITATSFVLSLGPSVLTGLVGSTNRIVAGALAFVMFLGATGIQFAVRGLPVRAILLAGATSTTASMAALIVSLQTSSLVLLTAAAVLAGTGQGMGQFGGLTLINAAVPANRLAEATAAQNVGGYLPAAILPLAAGFLSDATGLAAGTTAFGIVVIAAAVAGGLVAGRRDRPRPQPAASTGLPNCAEYSR, encoded by the coding sequence ATGCCCTCGAACCGCACCGTCTGGCTCGCCGCGTGGCCGGTCCTCGCCGTCTTCGTCCTGTCCAACACCCCCACTCCGCTGTATGTGCTCTGGCAACGGGAACTCGGGTTCTCCGCCGGTGTCCTGACCGTCGTCTTCGCCTGCTACATCGCGGGTCTGCTCGGGGCGCTCCTGGTCGCCGGCGTGGTCTCCGACCGCATCGGCCGCAAACCGGTGCTGCTGCCCGCGCTCGGCCTCGGCATCGTGGCCTGCGTGTTGTTCGCCACCGCCGGGTCGGTACTCGTCCTGGCGATCGCGCGGTTCCTCGCCGGGCTCGCGGTCGGGGCCGCGGTGTCGGCCGGCATGGCCGCCGTCAACGACGTCGCGCCCCGGCGGACCAGGACCGCCGCGCTGGCCTCCTCCACCGCGATGGTCCTCGGCGCCGGGCTCGGCCCGCTGCTGGCCGGTGTGGTGTCGGAAACGCTGCCCGGCCCGACCGTCACCATCTTCGTGGCCGAGATCGTCCTGCTCGTCTCGGCGGTGATCGTGGTCGCGCGGCTGCCGCTCCCCCGGCCGCGCGGCAGCGAGCGCACCTGGATCCGCATCCCGCAGGTGCATCCGGACGGGCGAGGTGCGGTGCTGCGGGGCATCGCCGTGTTCGCCCCGGGCATCACGGCCACCTCGTTCGTGCTGTCCCTGGGCCCGTCCGTCCTGACCGGCCTTGTGGGCAGCACCAACCGGATCGTCGCCGGGGCGCTCGCGTTCGTCATGTTCCTGGGCGCCACCGGCATCCAGTTCGCCGTGCGCGGTCTGCCGGTGCGCGCGATCCTGCTCGCCGGTGCCACCTCCACCACCGCGAGCATGGCGGCCCTGATCGTCTCGCTGCAGACCTCGTCCCTCGTGCTGCTGACGGCCGCGGCGGTGCTCGCCGGCACCGGCCAGGGCATGGGCCAGTTCGGCGGACTCACCTTGATCAACGCGGCCGTGCCGGCGAACCGCCTGGCGGAGGCGACCGCCGCGCAGAACGTCGGCGGCTACCTGCCCGCCGCGATCCTCCCGCTGGCCGCGGGATTCCTCAGCGACGCCACCGGTCTCGCCGCCGGGACCACCGCGTTCGGGATCGTCGTGATCGCCGCCGCGGTGGCGGGCGGCCTCGTCGCAGGGCGACGGGACCGCCCGCGCCCTCAGCCCGCTGCCTCCACCGGGCTGCCGAACTGCGCGGAGTACAGCCGGTAG
- a CDS encoding STAS domain-containing protein, producing MTRPRAEGANLVSDEPCTPITERLLELAVEHRPEVSVVRAAGEIDLCTAPRLAETLAGQPGPVVLDLSRVGFLSAAGVQVVLDVCARGCQLCLVAPRGTQVCRVLDLTGVTAVVSRFEELGDALGA from the coding sequence GTGACACGACCACGTGCCGAGGGGGCGAACCTGGTGTCCGACGAGCCGTGCACGCCGATCACCGAGCGGCTGCTGGAGCTCGCCGTCGAGCACCGTCCGGAGGTGTCGGTGGTGCGCGCGGCCGGCGAGATCGACCTGTGCACGGCGCCCCGGCTGGCCGAGACGCTCGCCGGGCAGCCCGGCCCGGTCGTGCTCGACCTGAGCCGGGTCGGGTTCCTCAGCGCGGCCGGGGTGCAGGTGGTGCTCGACGTGTGCGCGCGGGGATGTCAGTTGTGCCTGGTCGCGCCGCGGGGCACCCAGGTGTGCCGGGTGCTCGACCTCACCGGCGTGACGGCGGTCGTCTCCCGGTTCGAGGAGCTGGGCGACGCGCTCGGCGCCTGA
- a CDS encoding TetR/AcrR family transcriptional regulator C-terminal ligand-binding domain-containing protein — MPEPKSRRHGAELESAILDATWAELVETGYAKLTIEGVAARAGTSKPVIYRRWPGRAELVLAAWQRRVPKEGDLPDTGELRSDLLALMHRLVHRFDDTPRDVLAGLMAETFRDPEVFGLLLKQVAAARQRPTFEILVRRAVERGEIPPVELTPRVANVPLDLLRGIAIFHHHDVDERVITEIIDEVFLPLLRGLARR; from the coding sequence GTGCCGGAGCCGAAGTCGAGGCGTCACGGGGCGGAACTGGAGTCGGCGATCCTGGACGCGACCTGGGCCGAACTCGTCGAAACCGGCTACGCGAAGCTCACCATCGAGGGCGTGGCAGCCCGCGCCGGCACCAGCAAACCGGTCATCTACCGGCGGTGGCCCGGCCGGGCCGAACTCGTCCTCGCCGCCTGGCAGCGGCGCGTGCCGAAAGAGGGTGACCTGCCCGACACCGGCGAACTCCGGTCCGACCTGCTCGCCCTGATGCACCGGCTGGTCCACCGGTTCGACGACACCCCGCGCGACGTCCTCGCCGGACTGATGGCCGAGACCTTCCGCGATCCGGAGGTGTTCGGCCTGCTGCTCAAGCAGGTCGCCGCCGCGCGGCAGCGGCCCACGTTCGAGATCCTGGTCCGCCGGGCGGTCGAGCGCGGCGAGATCCCGCCGGTGGAGCTCACGCCCCGGGTCGCGAACGTTCCCCTCGACCTGCTCCGCGGGATAGCGATCTTCCACCACCACGACGTCGACGAGCGGGTGATCACCGAGATCATCGACGAGGTCTTCCTGCCGTTGCTGCGCGGATTGGCGCGCCGATAG
- a CDS encoding ATP-binding protein, with product MNTAGEVSIRQRRAGGCTIAGLTGRLDGRSYGELRDALIQLTLDQPRALIAEIDGLEITSEPALTVFSAVRTRTNSWPGVPVLLVARDRARRAMVTASAVHRFVPLHSCVESAVGAVAEPPVRRRRGAGFPPVAASSPAARRFTQETCREWNIGHRQEDALGIATELVENAVTHAGSPLELRLELRDGHLTIAVRDEDPRPAVLRQQPGGRLSGYGLQVIAALSDTWGCAPAPGGKIVWAVLRVGPRHLAPFLVP from the coding sequence ATGAACACCGCTGGGGAGGTCTCGATCCGGCAACGGCGGGCCGGTGGCTGCACCATCGCCGGTCTCACCGGACGGCTCGACGGCCGCAGCTACGGTGAACTGCGGGACGCCCTCATCCAGCTGACCCTGGACCAGCCGCGGGCGCTGATCGCCGAGATCGACGGTCTGGAAATCACCAGCGAGCCCGCGCTGACCGTGTTCTCGGCGGTCCGCACCCGCACGAACTCCTGGCCCGGCGTGCCGGTGCTGCTCGTCGCCCGCGATCGTGCGCGGCGCGCCATGGTCACCGCGAGCGCGGTCCACCGGTTCGTCCCGCTGCACTCGTGTGTCGAATCCGCGGTCGGCGCGGTCGCGGAACCACCGGTCCGCCGACGTCGGGGCGCCGGGTTCCCCCCGGTCGCCGCCAGCTCACCCGCCGCTCGCCGGTTCACGCAGGAGACCTGCCGCGAGTGGAACATCGGGCACCGGCAGGAGGACGCGCTGGGCATCGCCACCGAACTGGTCGAGAACGCGGTCACCCACGCCGGCAGCCCGCTGGAACTCCGGCTGGAGCTCCGCGACGGGCACCTGACCATCGCCGTCCGCGACGAGGACCCGCGGCCCGCGGTCCTGCGCCAGCAGCCGGGCGGCCGGCTTTCCGGTTACGGCCTGCAGGTGATCGCCGCGCTCTCCGACACCTGGGGCTGCGCACCGGCGCCGGGCGGGAAGATCGTCTGGGCGGTGCTCCGGGTCGGCCCGCGCCACCTCGCGCCGTTCCTGGTGCCGTAG
- a CDS encoding ABC transporter transmembrane domain-containing protein, with translation MTRPGFPGAAAGAPGQKPKSFADGARRLLGRLRPERLTISSVVALGVISVALSVVGPKILGRATDIIFGGFISSRLPAGTTTEEAVAAARAAGNDNLADMLARMNLVPGQGIDFGALGTVLSWVLALYVAASVFGWLQGYLLNGAVQRVVFRLREDVEAKLHRLPLRYFDGQPRGELLSRVTNDIDNISQTLQQTLSQLLTSLLMLIGVLVMMFVVSPLLAVIALLVVPVSILLTRAIGKRSQKLFVAQWKHTGSLNAHIEEAFTGHELVTVFGRRREVEAEFGRRNGNLYQAGMGAQFVSGIIMPAMMFLSNLSYVVLAVVGGLRVATGTMTLGDVQAFLQYSRQFTQPLTQAASMANLLQSGVASAERVFELLDAPEQEPDTGSPKLPERRRGRVEFEHVDFSYDRERPLIEDLSLVAEPGQTVAIVGPTGAGKTTLVNLVMRFYELDAGRITLDGVDITEMSRDELRGQTGMVLQDTWLFHGTIRDNIAYGNPGATGEEIEAAARATFVDRFVRSLPGGYDTVIDDEGTNLSAGEKQLVTIARAFLADPSLLILDEATSSVDTRTEALLQQAMAALRTDRTSFVIAHRLSTIRDADLILVMESGRIVEQGTHEELLAAGGAYYRLYSAQFGSPVEAAG, from the coding sequence GTGACCAGACCAGGTTTTCCCGGAGCGGCGGCCGGTGCGCCCGGCCAGAAGCCGAAGAGCTTCGCCGACGGTGCGCGGAGGTTGCTGGGACGGTTGCGTCCCGAACGCCTGACGATCTCGTCCGTCGTCGCCCTCGGCGTGATCAGCGTCGCGTTGTCCGTGGTGGGACCGAAGATCCTCGGCCGCGCCACCGACATCATCTTCGGCGGCTTCATCTCCAGCCGCCTGCCCGCGGGCACGACCACCGAGGAGGCGGTCGCCGCGGCGCGGGCGGCGGGCAACGACAACCTCGCCGACATGCTCGCCCGCATGAACCTGGTGCCCGGGCAGGGCATCGACTTCGGCGCGCTGGGCACCGTGCTGTCCTGGGTGCTGGCGCTGTACGTCGCCGCGTCGGTGTTCGGGTGGTTGCAGGGGTACCTGCTCAACGGCGCCGTGCAGCGGGTGGTGTTCCGGCTGCGCGAGGACGTCGAGGCGAAGCTGCACCGGCTGCCGTTGCGGTACTTCGACGGGCAGCCGCGCGGTGAGCTGCTGTCCCGGGTCACCAATGACATCGACAACATCTCCCAGACGCTGCAACAGACCCTGAGCCAGCTGCTCACCTCGCTGCTGATGCTGATCGGCGTGCTGGTGATGATGTTCGTCGTCTCGCCGCTGCTCGCGGTGATCGCGTTGCTGGTGGTACCGGTGTCGATCCTGCTGACGCGGGCGATCGGGAAGCGCTCGCAGAAGCTGTTCGTGGCGCAGTGGAAGCACACCGGCTCCCTCAACGCGCACATCGAGGAGGCGTTCACCGGCCACGAGCTGGTGACCGTGTTCGGCCGCCGCCGCGAGGTCGAGGCCGAGTTCGGGCGCCGCAACGGAAACCTCTACCAGGCCGGGATGGGCGCGCAGTTCGTCTCCGGGATCATCATGCCGGCGATGATGTTCCTGTCGAACCTCAGCTACGTCGTGCTGGCGGTGGTCGGCGGGCTGCGCGTGGCGACCGGCACGATGACCCTCGGCGACGTGCAGGCGTTCCTGCAGTACTCGCGCCAGTTCACCCAGCCGCTGACGCAGGCCGCGTCGATGGCGAACCTGTTGCAGTCCGGCGTCGCCTCCGCGGAGCGCGTGTTCGAGCTGCTCGACGCGCCGGAACAGGAGCCCGACACCGGCTCGCCCAAACTACCGGAGCGGCGCCGCGGCCGGGTCGAGTTCGAGCACGTGGACTTCTCCTACGACCGCGAACGGCCGCTGATCGAGGACCTGTCGCTGGTGGCCGAGCCGGGGCAGACGGTGGCGATCGTCGGCCCGACCGGGGCCGGCAAGACCACGCTGGTGAACCTCGTCATGCGGTTCTACGAGCTGGACGCGGGCCGGATCACGCTGGACGGCGTGGACATCACCGAGATGTCCCGGGACGAGCTGCGCGGCCAGACCGGCATGGTGCTGCAGGACACCTGGCTGTTCCACGGCACGATCCGGGACAACATCGCCTACGGCAACCCGGGCGCGACCGGCGAGGAGATCGAGGCGGCCGCCAGGGCCACCTTCGTCGACCGGTTCGTGCGCAGCCTGCCCGGCGGCTACGACACGGTCATCGACGACGAGGGCACCAACCTCAGTGCGGGCGAGAAACAACTGGTCACGATCGCCCGCGCGTTCCTGGCCGACCCGTCGCTGCTGATCCTCGACGAGGCCACCAGCTCGGTCGACACCCGCACCGAGGCGCTGCTGCAGCAGGCGATGGCGGCGCTGCGGACGGACCGGACGAGTTTCGTCATCGCGCACCGCCTGTCCACGATCCGCGACGCCGACCTCATCCTGGTCATGGAGTCGGGGCGGATCGTGGAACAGGGCACGCACGAGGAACTGCTGGCCGCGGGCGGGGCCTACTACCGGCTGTACTCCGCGCAGTTCGGCAGCCCGGTGGAGGCAGCGGGCTGA
- the mnmA gene encoding tRNA 2-thiouridine(34) synthase MnmA — MRVLAAMSGGVDSAVAAARAVEAGHDVVGVHLALSAKPGTLRTGSRGCCTIEDSHDARRAADILGIPFYVWDFAERFTEEVIETFVGEYAAGRTPNPCVTCNEKIKFEALLDKAMALGFDAVATGHYARLSIVDGAPELRRAVDEDKDQSYVLASLTPQQLRHSMFPVGDTRKPDIRAEAERRGLAVARKPDSHDICFIPDGDTRKFLAKRLGQRPGDLVDAETGAVLGRHTGVHGFTVGQRKGLGIDRSVLDGKPRYVLALEPVSGTVKVGSADALTVREIRADRPVWPARPLAGPTECVVQVRAHGGLAEAVADLDGDQVSIQLREPLTGVAPGQVAVLYRPDAAGDLVLGSAKIVATAR, encoded by the coding sequence ATGCGGGTACTGGCCGCGATGAGCGGGGGAGTGGACTCGGCCGTGGCGGCGGCCCGCGCCGTGGAGGCCGGTCACGACGTGGTCGGCGTGCACCTGGCGCTGTCGGCCAAGCCCGGCACGTTGCGCACCGGTTCGCGCGGGTGCTGCACGATCGAGGACTCGCACGACGCGCGCCGCGCCGCGGACATCCTCGGCATCCCGTTCTACGTGTGGGACTTCGCCGAGCGGTTCACCGAGGAGGTCATCGAGACCTTCGTCGGCGAGTACGCCGCCGGCCGCACGCCCAACCCGTGCGTCACCTGCAACGAGAAGATCAAGTTCGAGGCGCTGCTGGACAAGGCGATGGCGCTGGGCTTCGACGCGGTCGCCACCGGCCACTACGCCCGCCTGTCCATTGTGGACGGCGCACCGGAGCTGCGCCGGGCGGTGGACGAGGACAAGGACCAGTCCTACGTGCTGGCCTCGCTGACCCCCCAGCAGCTGCGGCACTCGATGTTCCCGGTCGGCGACACCCGCAAACCGGACATCCGGGCGGAGGCCGAACGCCGTGGCCTCGCCGTGGCGCGCAAGCCGGACAGCCACGACATCTGCTTCATCCCCGACGGCGACACCAGGAAGTTCCTGGCGAAGCGCCTGGGGCAGCGGCCGGGTGACCTGGTGGACGCCGAGACCGGAGCCGTGCTCGGCCGCCACACCGGCGTGCACGGCTTCACCGTCGGCCAGCGCAAGGGGCTGGGCATCGACCGGTCGGTGCTGGACGGCAAGCCGCGGTACGTGCTGGCGCTGGAGCCGGTATCCGGCACCGTCAAGGTCGGCTCGGCCGACGCGCTCACCGTCCGCGAGATCCGCGCCGATCGCCCGGTCTGGCCGGCCCGTCCGCTGGCCGGTCCCACCGAGTGCGTGGTCCAGGTGCGCGCGCACGGTGGTCTCGCCGAGGCCGTCGCCGACCTCGACGGCGACCAGGTGAGCATCCAGCTGCGCGAGCCGCTCACCGGGGTCGCACCCGGGCAGGTCGCGGTGCTGTACCGGCCGGACGCCGCGGGTGATCTCGTCCTGGGCAGCGCGAAGATCGTGGCGACCGCTCGCTGA
- a CDS encoding MFS transporter, producing MIVESRRPGVLWTAEHRTTTVASLLVVTLIAFENMGVATAMPTMVAELDGQRLYAWPFTAFLVASVVSTVLSGRFCDRRGPAVPMLAGPALFLAGLVVAGTAPSMTLLLAGRVLQGLGSGTVLVAVALLIALVYTDRERPVIYAANAAAWVLPAVVGPTVAGLVTEHLGWRWVFLGLAPLAVLGLAMLVPVARRLTHVAAPEQRRAGFVVALGAAAGVAALTWAAQHPSPGALGYGAAGLVVLALAVRRLVPPGTVTARPGLPTVVASRALLGGAFAGMEAYLPLAMARVHGYSPALAGLPLTASALSWSAASAVQGRHPDWSRETLLRTGFGMVAAGVALFGFVVQPWFPGWLAFVACLITGAGMGIAYPSITVLLMRFSPEHERGFNTSAMQLGDWVTSALTVGFGGVLLGLLASAGHPAPALGVLALTLAGLALLGVVVTRRWPRRG from the coding sequence ATGATCGTCGAAAGCCGGCGGCCGGGAGTGCTGTGGACGGCCGAGCACCGGACGACCACCGTGGCAAGCCTCCTGGTCGTCACCCTGATCGCCTTCGAGAACATGGGTGTCGCGACCGCGATGCCCACCATGGTGGCCGAGCTGGACGGGCAGCGGCTCTACGCCTGGCCGTTCACCGCGTTCCTGGTGGCCAGTGTGGTGTCGACCGTGCTGTCCGGCCGGTTCTGCGACCGGCGCGGGCCCGCGGTCCCGATGCTCGCCGGGCCCGCGTTGTTCCTCGCGGGCCTCGTCGTCGCCGGCACCGCGCCGAGCATGACCCTCCTGCTCGCCGGGCGGGTCCTGCAGGGCCTCGGCTCGGGCACCGTCCTCGTCGCCGTCGCGTTGCTCATCGCGCTCGTCTACACCGATCGCGAACGGCCGGTGATCTACGCGGCGAACGCGGCGGCGTGGGTGCTCCCGGCCGTCGTCGGCCCGACCGTCGCCGGGCTGGTCACCGAGCACCTCGGCTGGCGCTGGGTGTTCCTCGGTCTCGCCCCGCTCGCCGTGCTCGGGCTCGCCATGCTGGTCCCGGTCGCCCGCCGGCTCACCCACGTCGCCGCGCCGGAACAGCGCCGGGCGGGCTTCGTCGTGGCCCTCGGTGCCGCAGCCGGGGTGGCGGCGCTGACCTGGGCCGCCCAGCACCCCAGCCCGGGCGCGCTGGGCTACGGCGCCGCCGGCCTGGTCGTGCTCGCCCTCGCGGTGCGCCGTCTCGTCCCGCCGGGCACGGTCACCGCGCGTCCCGGCCTGCCCACGGTGGTCGCCTCCCGCGCCCTGCTCGGCGGGGCGTTCGCCGGGATGGAGGCGTACCTGCCGCTGGCGATGGCCAGGGTGCACGGCTACAGCCCGGCGCTGGCCGGGCTCCCGCTGACCGCGAGCGCGCTGAGCTGGTCGGCGGCCTCGGCTGTGCAGGGCCGTCACCCCGACTGGTCGCGCGAGACGCTGCTGCGTACCGGGTTCGGCATGGTGGCGGCGGGTGTCGCGCTGTTCGGGTTCGTCGTGCAGCCGTGGTTCCCGGGCTGGCTCGCGTTCGTCGCCTGCCTGATCACCGGGGCCGGCATGGGCATCGCCTACCCGTCGATCACGGTGCTGTTGATGCGGTTCTCGCCGGAGCACGAGCGCGGGTTCAACACCTCGGCGATGCAGCTGGGCGACTGGGTCACCTCGGCGCTGACCGTCGGTTTCGGCGGTGTGCTGCTCGGTCTGCTCGCCTCGGCCGGCCACCCCGCACCGGCGCTCGGTGTGCTGGCGCTCACGCTCGCCGGGCTCGCGCTGCTCGGCGTCGTGGTCACCCGGCGGTGGCCCCGGCGCGGGTGA
- a CDS encoding ABC transporter transmembrane domain-containing protein: MLNRVLRTFLRPYWRALAGVVVLQLVGTIASLYLPSLNADIIDKGVATGDTGYIFSTGGWMLAVTLLQIACSIGAVYFGARSAAGFGRDVRAAVFHRVGGFSAREVAQFGAPSLITRTTNDVQQVQMIVVMGCTILIMAPIMCIGGIVLALQQDVGLSWLLLVAIPVLLAAILLIVSRMVPQFRLMQTRIDRVNQVLREQLSGIRVVRAFVRERDEARRFAGANDALTVTALRVGRLQALIFPTVMLVLNASSVAVLWFGAHRVASGAMQIGALTAFLTYLIQILMSVTMATMIATMIPRAAVCAERIAEVLDTEPSVRPPLRPVREVPEHGAVEFQGVEFRYPGADAPVLRDISFRAEAGRTTAIIGSTGAGKTTLLSLVPRLVDATAGRVLVDGVDVRELDPDLLWGRIGLVPQRPYLFTGTVASNLRYGNPDATDGELWEALEIAQAREFVTEMPGGLDAPIAQGGTNVSGGQRQRLAIARALVRKPEVYLFDDSFSALDLATDARLRAALAPHTANAAVVVVAQRVSTIVNADQIIVLENGEIVGLGTHDELLRECPTYLEIVESQLTAEEAA; the protein is encoded by the coding sequence GTGCTCAACCGCGTGTTGCGGACCTTCCTGCGTCCGTACTGGCGCGCGCTGGCGGGCGTGGTGGTGCTCCAGCTCGTCGGCACCATCGCGTCGCTGTACCTGCCGAGCCTCAACGCCGACATCATCGACAAGGGGGTGGCCACCGGGGACACCGGCTACATCTTCTCCACCGGTGGCTGGATGCTCGCCGTGACGCTGCTGCAGATCGCCTGCTCCATCGGCGCGGTGTACTTCGGCGCCCGCAGCGCGGCCGGGTTCGGGCGGGACGTGCGCGCCGCGGTCTTCCACCGCGTGGGCGGCTTCTCCGCACGCGAGGTGGCGCAGTTCGGCGCGCCGTCGCTGATCACCCGCACCACCAACGACGTGCAGCAGGTGCAGATGATCGTGGTGATGGGCTGCACCATCCTGATCATGGCGCCGATCATGTGCATCGGCGGCATCGTGCTCGCGCTCCAGCAGGACGTCGGGCTGTCCTGGCTGCTGCTGGTCGCGATACCGGTGCTGCTCGCCGCGATCCTGCTGATCGTGTCGCGCATGGTGCCGCAGTTCCGGCTCATGCAGACCCGCATCGACCGGGTCAACCAGGTGCTGCGGGAGCAGCTGTCCGGGATCAGGGTGGTGCGGGCGTTCGTCCGCGAACGCGACGAGGCGCGGCGCTTCGCCGGCGCCAACGACGCGCTGACGGTCACCGCGCTGCGCGTGGGCCGCCTGCAGGCGCTCATCTTCCCCACGGTCATGCTGGTGCTCAACGCGTCCAGCGTCGCGGTGCTGTGGTTCGGCGCGCACCGCGTGGCGAGCGGGGCGATGCAGATCGGCGCGCTGACGGCGTTCCTGACCTACCTGATCCAGATCCTGATGTCGGTCACGATGGCGACCATGATCGCGACGATGATCCCGCGCGCGGCCGTGTGCGCCGAGCGGATCGCCGAGGTGCTGGACACCGAACCGTCGGTGCGCCCGCCGCTGCGGCCGGTCCGCGAGGTGCCCGAGCACGGTGCGGTCGAGTTCCAGGGGGTGGAGTTCCGCTACCCGGGCGCGGACGCGCCGGTGCTGCGGGACATCAGCTTCCGCGCTGAGGCCGGCCGGACCACCGCGATCATCGGCAGCACCGGTGCCGGCAAGACCACGCTGCTGTCCCTGGTGCCCCGGCTCGTGGACGCGACCGCCGGACGGGTGCTCGTCGACGGCGTGGACGTCCGCGAACTCGACCCCGACCTGCTGTGGGGCCGCATCGGGCTGGTGCCGCAGCGGCCGTACCTGTTCACCGGCACGGTGGCGAGCAACCTGCGGTACGGCAACCCGGACGCCACCGACGGGGAACTGTGGGAGGCGCTGGAGATCGCGCAGGCCCGGGAGTTCGTGACGGAGATGCCCGGCGGGCTGGACGCCCCGATCGCCCAGGGCGGCACGAACGTCTCCGGTGGACAGCGGCAGCGGCTCGCGATCGCGCGGGCGCTGGTGCGCAAACCGGAGGTCTACCTGTTCGACGACTCGTTCTCGGCCCTCGACCTGGCAACCGACGCGCGGTTGCGGGCCGCGCTCGCACCGCACACCGCGAACGCCGCGGTGGTCGTGGTGGCGCAACGGGTGTCGACCATCGTCAACGCCGACCAGATCATCGTGCTGGAGAACGGCGAAATCGTCGGCCTCGGCACGCACGACGAGCTGCTGCGCGAGTGCCCCACCTACCTCGAGATCGTGGAGTCCCAGCTCACCGCGGAGGAAGCGGCGTGA